One Mycobacterium sp. SMC-4 DNA window includes the following coding sequences:
- a CDS encoding cytochrome P450, which translates to MTTMDLRWDPFDRTLHAEPYSVWKRMRDEAPVYYNDQYDFYALSRFDDVMTASLDTETFSSEHGITLDMITEDPWGPPKAMIMMDPPDHTAMRKMVNRTFFRSRIAQLEDHVRRLCQGYLDRHVGSGGFDYVEDFSAKLPVMVISSLLGFPEEDHDNLREWSDAQVHRDEGNPERTAAGDEASAQLFAYYREQIALRRGHRTTDVVGDLMASDLVAPGADPRQLDDGELLVFIAMINVAGNETVARLLGWAALTLARNPEQRATLVENPGLIGGAVEELLRYDAPSPIQGRFSLRDSTYHDITIPAGSKVALLTGSAGRDERQYERPDTFDVTRTGIRHISFGHGAHFCLGAALARLEARVALEETLKRFPEWEVDERNVSYVHTNSVRGPASVPISL; encoded by the coding sequence ATGACGACGATGGACCTGCGCTGGGATCCGTTCGACCGCACGTTGCACGCCGAGCCCTACTCGGTATGGAAGCGTATGCGCGACGAGGCGCCGGTGTACTACAACGACCAATACGACTTCTACGCGCTGAGCCGGTTCGACGACGTCATGACCGCATCGCTGGACACCGAGACCTTTTCCTCCGAGCACGGCATCACCCTCGACATGATCACCGAGGATCCGTGGGGTCCGCCCAAAGCGATGATCATGATGGACCCGCCTGATCACACCGCGATGCGGAAAATGGTCAATCGCACGTTCTTTCGCAGCAGGATCGCCCAGCTCGAGGATCACGTGCGCCGACTGTGCCAGGGCTATCTGGATCGGCATGTCGGGTCCGGGGGATTCGACTACGTCGAGGACTTCTCGGCGAAGCTGCCCGTCATGGTGATCAGCTCTCTGCTCGGGTTCCCCGAGGAGGATCACGACAATCTGCGCGAATGGTCGGATGCGCAGGTCCACCGCGATGAAGGCAATCCCGAACGCACCGCGGCTGGAGACGAGGCTTCGGCCCAGTTGTTCGCCTACTACCGCGAACAGATCGCGCTGCGTCGCGGGCATCGCACCACCGATGTGGTCGGTGACCTGATGGCTTCGGACCTCGTCGCACCCGGAGCGGATCCACGCCAGTTGGACGACGGGGAGTTGCTGGTGTTCATCGCGATGATCAACGTCGCCGGCAATGAAACGGTGGCGCGCCTGCTCGGGTGGGCTGCCTTGACGCTGGCCCGTAACCCCGAGCAGCGGGCCACGCTGGTCGAGAACCCGGGCCTCATCGGCGGTGCCGTCGAGGAGTTGTTGCGCTACGACGCGCCTTCGCCGATACAGGGCCGATTCAGCCTGCGCGATTCCACCTATCACGACATCACGATCCCGGCAGGGTCGAAGGTGGCGCTGCTGACCGGGTCGGCCGGGCGCGATGAACGACAATACGAGCGCCCCGACACCTTTGACGTGACCCGAACGGGCATCCGTCACATCAGTTTCGGGCACGGCGCGCACTTCTGCCTCGGTGCGGCGTTGGCCCGGCTGGAGGCCAGGGTGGCGCTCGAGGAGACGCTCAAGCGATTCCCGGAATGGGAGGTCGACGAGCGCAACGTGTCCTACGTCCACACGAACTCCGTCCGCGGCCCGGCGAGCGTGCCGATCAGCCTGTGA
- a CDS encoding enoyl-CoA hydratase/isomerase family protein, whose protein sequence is MSTGLTVRTEGAVRWLVLDRPEVGNSVTRAIQRDLIDQLAAASGDPQIRAVVFTAAGERHFCTGPNLRDPNMRPSQDRIAGDAARILRTGSQAVVAALLDCDKPVICALNGVAAGVGASMVLACDLIIAVESARLIELFVRRGLAPDGGAAYLLTRKVPFNVAKRLILFGEELSAPEAHRIGLVNELVGDHRELEALTTEWAQRLAGGPTRAIAAAKAMLNQALDVDRAAAFHTEALLVEQVAGTDDVAEGVAAFTEKRDPVFRGR, encoded by the coding sequence GTGAGCACCGGGCTGACGGTTCGCACCGAGGGGGCGGTGCGCTGGCTGGTGCTGGACCGGCCCGAGGTCGGCAACTCGGTGACCCGCGCCATTCAGCGTGACCTGATCGACCAGTTGGCCGCCGCGTCCGGTGATCCGCAGATCCGGGCCGTGGTCTTCACCGCCGCCGGGGAGCGGCACTTCTGCACCGGGCCCAATCTGCGCGACCCGAACATGCGGCCTAGCCAGGACCGGATTGCCGGTGACGCGGCACGGATCCTGCGCACCGGATCGCAGGCCGTCGTCGCTGCGCTTCTCGATTGCGACAAACCGGTGATCTGCGCACTCAATGGGGTCGCGGCCGGTGTCGGTGCCAGCATGGTGCTGGCCTGTGACCTGATCATCGCCGTCGAAAGTGCCCGCCTGATCGAACTGTTCGTTCGTCGTGGCCTGGCACCCGACGGCGGAGCGGCCTACCTGCTCACCCGTAAGGTGCCGTTCAACGTTGCCAAGCGATTGATCCTCTTCGGTGAGGAACTGTCGGCGCCGGAGGCGCATCGCATCGGTCTGGTCAACGAACTCGTCGGCGACCACCGCGAGCTGGAGGCATTGACCACCGAATGGGCGCAACGTCTGGCGGGCGGACCGACACGGGCCATCGCTGCCGCCAAGGCGATGCTCAACCAGGCCCTCGATGTGGACAGGGCAGCCGCCTTCCACACCGAGGCGCTGCTCGTCGAACAGGTCGCGGGTACCGACGACGTCGCCGAAGGTGTGGCCGCGTTCACCGAGAAGCGAGACCCTGTGTTCAGGGGCCGCTGA
- a CDS encoding phosphotransferase gives MTGAVEDAVIEDWITANIGPVRSIERQQRWRPAWFVTASRDGQEMRLYVRGDREGFGFATVSAEATVLRVMEAHGIPVPSIHGEIPEASAVVMDWLPGDPNPCRATEDRQIDAVMDDYVDALVCAHGIDPTAFAAAGLQIPTSPDDVALGYFETFVSRYRDFKQRPEPLLEFAIGWLRRHVPAHRSTPRFVLGDTGQFMYADDRITGLIDVELAHIGDVFHDLAGLRLRNVTEPMGDLGRLLRRYELRSGIPLDRAAIEFHTAKFALCTPLGVALLLHLDLPLTDIVQYIEWFHLLSLHTIESIARQADVALSTVSLPDPLPTSYPGAIAGLPAMIESLEVTPGIAEYQRTSVATVARLTHRVNTYAHAVDAADLDDIAELLGSRPADRVSGDAALERFVLAADPGQDAALIDLLHRRVMRQLLLIEPLLTGGRIGHVTPLSDVLSGP, from the coding sequence GTGACCGGAGCCGTGGAAGACGCCGTCATCGAAGACTGGATCACCGCCAACATCGGTCCGGTGCGCAGCATCGAACGCCAACAGCGTTGGCGACCAGCCTGGTTCGTGACGGCCTCTCGTGACGGTCAGGAAATGCGCCTCTATGTGCGGGGCGATCGTGAGGGATTCGGCTTCGCGACTGTGTCAGCCGAGGCCACGGTTCTGCGTGTGATGGAAGCGCACGGTATCCCGGTCCCGAGCATCCACGGTGAGATCCCCGAAGCGTCAGCGGTCGTGATGGATTGGCTACCCGGGGATCCCAACCCGTGCAGGGCCACCGAGGACCGGCAGATCGACGCTGTGATGGACGACTACGTCGATGCGCTTGTCTGTGCCCACGGCATCGATCCGACGGCATTTGCCGCCGCGGGCCTGCAGATCCCTACCAGCCCCGACGACGTCGCGCTCGGTTACTTCGAGACGTTTGTGTCGCGCTACCGAGACTTCAAGCAGCGCCCGGAACCCCTGCTGGAGTTCGCTATCGGCTGGCTGCGGCGCCACGTGCCGGCGCACCGGTCCACCCCGCGTTTCGTGTTGGGCGACACCGGGCAGTTCATGTACGCCGACGACCGGATCACCGGTCTGATCGATGTCGAGCTCGCCCACATCGGCGACGTCTTCCACGATCTCGCGGGCCTTCGGTTACGCAACGTGACCGAGCCGATGGGCGACTTGGGTCGGCTGCTGCGGCGCTACGAACTGCGCTCAGGGATACCCCTGGACCGGGCGGCGATCGAATTCCACACCGCCAAGTTCGCGCTGTGCACCCCGCTGGGGGTCGCGCTGCTCCTGCATCTGGACCTGCCGTTGACCGACATCGTTCAGTACATCGAATGGTTCCACCTGCTCTCGCTGCACACGATCGAATCCATCGCCCGACAGGCCGACGTCGCGTTGTCGACGGTGTCGCTGCCTGATCCCCTACCGACGTCCTATCCCGGGGCCATCGCCGGTCTGCCGGCCATGATCGAGTCGCTGGAAGTGACCCCCGGCATCGCCGAATACCAGCGCACGAGTGTCGCGACCGTCGCCCGGTTGACCCATCGGGTCAACACCTACGCTCACGCCGTCGACGCCGCCGACCTCGATGACATCGCAGAACTGCTCGGGTCACGTCCTGCCGACCGGGTTTCCGGTGACGCCGCACTGGAGCGCTTCGTGCTGGCGGCAGATCCCGGACAGGACGCCGCACTGATCGATCTGCTGCATCGCCGGGTGATGCGTCAACTCTTGCTCATCGAACCGCTGCTGACCGGAGGGCGAATCGGGCACGTCACGCCCTTGAGCGACGTGCTCAGCGGCCCCTGA
- a CDS encoding SDR family oxidoreductase yields the protein MSLFDAFSYQGKRVLVVGGATGMGNATARLALDAGAEVVVMDYAPCDLPGVTAIALNLADKAGIDAAVAECGGTVDALFACAGVADGPGIERINFIGHRYLIDLLRGNAMLPRGSAIGFISSAAGLAWRSNMVQLNEFLDIADFDAAAAWAVDNGCAHYMFTKQAVCAYVAREAMALMSEGIRINAICPGPTDTPLAQANAELWLDFGADYRAAVGVNAATPMEQAFPLLFLCSDAAAVVNGITMVTDSGYLSAGITEVFPAGTPMAKMLLDG from the coding sequence TTGAGTTTGTTCGACGCATTTTCCTACCAGGGCAAGCGAGTGCTTGTCGTCGGTGGCGCCACCGGGATGGGCAACGCCACCGCACGGTTGGCGCTCGACGCCGGCGCGGAGGTCGTGGTGATGGACTACGCACCCTGTGATCTGCCGGGCGTCACGGCCATCGCTTTGAACCTGGCCGACAAGGCCGGCATCGATGCCGCGGTCGCCGAATGCGGTGGCACCGTGGACGCATTGTTCGCGTGCGCGGGTGTCGCCGACGGTCCCGGGATCGAGCGGATCAACTTCATCGGCCACCGCTATCTCATCGATCTACTACGAGGTAACGCCATGCTGCCGCGAGGCTCGGCGATCGGGTTCATATCGTCGGCGGCCGGGCTGGCCTGGCGTTCGAACATGGTGCAGCTCAACGAGTTCCTCGACATCGCGGACTTCGATGCCGCGGCTGCCTGGGCGGTCGACAACGGCTGCGCCCATTACATGTTCACCAAGCAAGCGGTGTGCGCGTATGTGGCGCGGGAGGCCATGGCTCTGATGTCGGAGGGCATCCGCATCAACGCGATCTGCCCCGGACCCACCGACACCCCGTTGGCCCAGGCGAATGCGGAACTCTGGCTTGATTTCGGCGCCGACTACCGCGCCGCGGTGGGTGTGAACGCCGCCACCCCGATGGAACAGGCCTTTCCGCTGCTGTTTCTGTGCAGCGACGCCGCCGCGGTGGTCAACGGAATCACCATGGTGACCGATTCGGGCTACTTGAGTGCCGGAATCACCGAGGTGTTCCCCGCCGGCACCCCGATGGCGAAAATGCTCCTGGACGGATGA
- a CDS encoding SDR family NAD(P)-dependent oxidoreductase, with the protein MGIEFSGQVVVITGASGGIGRVLARRYARSGAGVALVARRPDELAVTAGVITEEGGSCSVHVADIRDEAQCVDVISAVVRRWSRLDVLVNNAAVPGADEPVSEATVENWQNVLTTNLIAPVVLTREALSRAMIPAGSGNVQFVSSSAARVVQPRKAHYAAAKLALTALAQTLAVEVGRTGVRVNTLVVGSVAGELFDTYVARRSREEGLDAGELRRRLAGLNKLGRLVQPDEIAEVSMWLASDAASAVTGQDIVVTG; encoded by the coding sequence GTGGGCATCGAGTTCTCCGGTCAGGTGGTCGTGATCACCGGGGCCAGTGGGGGGATCGGGCGGGTGCTGGCACGCCGCTACGCGAGGTCGGGCGCCGGCGTCGCGCTGGTCGCGCGACGTCCTGACGAACTCGCGGTGACCGCCGGCGTGATCACCGAGGAGGGCGGTTCCTGCTCGGTGCACGTCGCCGACATCCGCGACGAGGCCCAGTGCGTCGACGTCATCTCCGCCGTTGTGCGTCGATGGTCGAGGCTGGATGTCCTCGTCAACAATGCCGCCGTCCCGGGCGCCGATGAGCCGGTCAGCGAAGCCACCGTCGAGAACTGGCAGAACGTCCTGACCACCAACCTCATCGCGCCGGTGGTGCTGACCCGAGAAGCACTCTCGCGGGCGATGATTCCGGCAGGCAGCGGCAATGTGCAGTTCGTGTCATCGAGTGCGGCACGTGTCGTGCAGCCGCGCAAGGCGCACTACGCCGCAGCCAAGCTCGCCCTGACTGCGCTGGCCCAGACGCTGGCCGTGGAGGTGGGACGCACGGGGGTTCGGGTCAACACGTTGGTGGTGGGCAGTGTGGCCGGCGAACTGTTCGACACCTACGTGGCCCGCCGGTCCCGGGAAGAGGGTTTGGACGCCGGTGAGCTGCGCCGGCGCCTGGCGGGCCTGAACAAGCTTGGCAGGTTGGTGCAGCCGGACGAGATCGCCGAGGTGTCGATGTGGTTGGCCTCTGATGCCGCATCCGCGGTCACCGGCCAGGACATCGTCGTGACGGGCTGA
- a CDS encoding nuclear transport factor 2 family protein, producing the protein MNVPSGADVAALLAREEIRTLAIRYAAAIESRDIEMMVELYSPAARFGEHGDGPQALRALMAQSLDDSLFAVILVANHYIELRDDTHATGQVWAHCYAQTRAGGFLDQLIRYDDHYERIDGRWLFTRRRHRLWYGVAHESSPLEQPAARWPQSQVGVGDLPLADPTFSAWWQDLRDD; encoded by the coding sequence ATGAACGTTCCCTCCGGCGCAGACGTGGCCGCGCTGCTCGCGCGCGAGGAGATCCGCACTCTTGCCATCCGGTATGCGGCGGCCATCGAGTCTCGTGACATCGAGATGATGGTCGAGTTATATTCGCCTGCAGCACGATTCGGCGAGCACGGAGACGGACCGCAAGCGCTGCGTGCGCTGATGGCCCAGAGCCTCGATGACAGCCTCTTCGCGGTCATCCTGGTCGCCAACCATTACATCGAACTCCGCGACGACACCCACGCCACCGGCCAGGTGTGGGCGCACTGCTATGCCCAGACGCGGGCGGGCGGCTTTCTCGATCAACTGATCAGATACGACGATCACTACGAGCGCATCGACGGGCGCTGGCTGTTCACCCGGCGCCGCCATCGACTTTGGTATGGAGTCGCCCACGAGAGCTCGCCCCTGGAGCAGCCTGCCGCCCGCTGGCCGCAGAGCCAGGTCGGTGTCGGTGACCTACCGTTGGCTGACCCCACCTTCTCGGCCTGGTGGCAGGATCTTCGCGATGACTGA
- a CDS encoding SMP-30/gluconolactonase/LRE family protein — MAFPESPIAVSDGSVLLSEMAAGRITRVRPDGRTETVAEVGGGPNGVALLADGRMVVCQNGGARFGRGPWPYDFPGCAQIFRPMGAPTRPVPPQLQLVDPGGEVRTLALDFTARDGTTLPLVRPSDVCADACGGFYVTDGGTTHGRSRTMTGLLYGTPDGRLEEIVYPLEMPNGVALSPEGDLVYVAETRTRRVWEFSMTGPGRVATGRGLATVPSGGPLNIGGADGLCVAADGTILVATLGAGGVTAFSAAGDLLGALPLDDPMTTNMTLNADESTLYLTLASSGRLLAVDNWRSALDIPQ, encoded by the coding sequence TTGGCCTTTCCCGAAAGTCCGATCGCCGTTTCGGACGGTTCGGTGCTGCTGTCGGAGATGGCTGCGGGCCGCATCACCCGGGTGCGTCCGGACGGCAGAACCGAAACGGTGGCCGAGGTCGGCGGCGGCCCGAACGGCGTGGCTTTGCTTGCCGACGGCCGCATGGTGGTGTGCCAGAACGGCGGGGCCCGATTCGGGCGAGGGCCCTGGCCCTACGACTTCCCGGGGTGCGCGCAGATCTTCCGGCCCATGGGTGCGCCCACCCGACCTGTGCCGCCGCAACTGCAGCTGGTCGATCCTGGTGGCGAGGTCCGCACGCTGGCACTCGACTTCACTGCCCGCGACGGCACGACGCTGCCACTGGTCCGGCCCAGCGACGTGTGCGCCGATGCCTGCGGGGGGTTCTACGTCACGGACGGCGGTACCACCCACGGCCGGAGTCGCACCATGACGGGACTCTTGTACGGCACGCCGGACGGCCGTCTGGAGGAGATCGTGTACCCACTCGAAATGCCCAACGGCGTTGCGCTGTCACCAGAGGGCGATCTGGTGTACGTGGCTGAGACGCGCACGCGCAGGGTGTGGGAGTTCTCGATGACGGGGCCCGGCCGGGTCGCCACCGGCCGCGGTCTGGCGACCGTTCCCAGCGGAGGGCCGTTGAACATCGGAGGAGCAGACGGCCTCTGTGTCGCCGCTGACGGCACCATCCTGGTGGCGACGCTGGGCGCCGGAGGGGTGACCGCCTTTTCGGCCGCAGGGGATCTGCTCGGGGCGTTGCCTCTCGACGATCCGATGACCACCAACATGACCCTCAATGCCGACGAGTCAACGCTCTATCTCACCCTCGCGTCGTCGGGCCGTCTGCTTGCCGTGGACAACTGGCGATCAGCACTCGACATACCGCAGTGA
- a CDS encoding adenylate/guanylate cyclase domain-containing protein codes for MRPAGTRAALALGTLMPSICGAAVIGVMASLGLPTAGALGDPSVLRTNIVAALVYSALSIPPACVLGLWWTSAPAASNTASRHAVLMKIPARLTAISATVWTVAAAVLVLVNFRRPWLATTLGVSTLLGATVTATLTYWWCTRVLRPQVAPALTRNPPVRRERPGLRLRAVVAWMVGTGVPLLMLMFVAVSSLVVDYSGDRLAMVVLGLGGAAVLSGLFVTAFTAATTADPIDEVRRGMSLIADGRYDVVVPVFDASELGLLQAGFNSMAEGLRERERLRDLFGRHVGRDVARMAEQTPSPQLGGVNCDVAVVFVDLVGSTTMALDMTPEELVAVLNRFFAMVVDIVERHHGWVNKFEGDAALAIFGAPLPIPDHAGSALAAARQLCAAISSGSLRLAAGIGVSAGTVVAGNIGDPRRYEYTVIGDPVNEAARLSEYAKSRGGVSASRSVLERAEADEAARWRFVESQVLRGRDTATDIAAPCS; via the coding sequence GTGCGGCCCGCCGGTACGCGGGCGGCGCTCGCACTGGGAACTCTGATGCCGAGCATCTGCGGCGCAGCGGTCATCGGTGTCATGGCCTCGCTGGGTCTGCCGACCGCGGGGGCGCTGGGAGATCCGTCGGTGTTGCGTACCAACATCGTTGCCGCCCTCGTCTACTCGGCGCTTTCGATACCTCCGGCCTGCGTCCTCGGATTGTGGTGGACCAGTGCGCCGGCGGCGTCGAATACGGCGTCGCGGCATGCCGTCCTGATGAAGATCCCCGCTCGCCTGACCGCGATCAGTGCGACGGTATGGACGGTCGCCGCGGCAGTGTTGGTCCTGGTCAATTTTCGGCGACCCTGGCTCGCGACGACGTTGGGTGTCTCGACGCTGTTGGGTGCCACCGTCACTGCCACACTGACGTACTGGTGGTGTACGCGGGTACTGCGCCCGCAGGTGGCCCCGGCGCTGACGCGTAACCCTCCGGTGCGCCGGGAGCGCCCCGGACTTCGCCTACGAGCGGTGGTCGCCTGGATGGTGGGCACCGGGGTGCCGCTATTGATGCTGATGTTCGTCGCAGTCAGTTCGCTTGTCGTCGACTACAGCGGGGATCGCCTCGCCATGGTGGTCCTGGGACTGGGCGGCGCCGCGGTGTTGAGCGGCCTGTTCGTCACCGCCTTCACCGCGGCCACCACCGCCGATCCGATCGATGAGGTGCGCCGGGGGATGTCCCTGATCGCCGACGGGCGCTACGACGTGGTGGTGCCGGTGTTCGACGCCTCCGAACTGGGGCTCCTGCAGGCCGGTTTCAACTCGATGGCAGAGGGGTTGCGGGAACGCGAGCGATTGCGCGACCTGTTCGGCCGGCACGTCGGACGTGACGTTGCACGGATGGCCGAGCAGACCCCGTCGCCGCAGCTGGGTGGGGTCAACTGCGATGTTGCGGTGGTGTTCGTGGACCTGGTGGGGTCGACCACGATGGCACTGGACATGACCCCGGAGGAGCTCGTGGCGGTGCTCAACCGCTTCTTCGCCATGGTGGTGGATATCGTCGAACGCCACCACGGCTGGGTCAACAAGTTCGAAGGCGATGCTGCGCTGGCGATATTCGGTGCACCACTGCCCATCCCGGACCACGCCGGTTCGGCACTGGCGGCCGCGCGGCAGCTCTGCGCAGCGATCTCATCGGGTTCGCTGCGCTTGGCGGCCGGTATCGGCGTGTCCGCCGGAACCGTGGTGGCCGGCAACATCGGTGATCCGCGCCGCTACGAGTACACCGTGATCGGCGACCCGGTCAACGAGGCGGCACGGCTCTCCGAATACGCGAAAAGCAGAGGTGGCGTCTCCGCGTCACGTTCAGTACTGGAACGGGCGGAAGCCGACGAGGCGGCTCGTTGGCGCTTCGTCGAGTCACAGGTTCTCCGAGGTCGCGACACCGCGACGGATATCGCGGCGCCCTGCAGCTAG
- a CDS encoding amidohydrolase family protein, which produces MPLQPSMKLLSVDDHLIEPPHVWTDRLPKKYREDGPRIVEFPREGKPPMHQWVYEGRAYPNIGLNAVAGKSPEEFGVDPVRYDDMIPGCYDPKARLADMDIDGVHAMLCFPSFPRFCGTVFLEGTDKDLALLGVQAWNDFSLDEWCATDPARFIPMMISPLWDTSLMVAEIERNAAKGCRAVGLPDNPMNLGLPSFHTPHWDPVWSALEETNMTAVMHFGSGGLPPSTAPEAPFAVMVTLMGTTSMAAAIELVFSPVFHKHPNLKVAFSEGGIGWMPYLIERADYVWRKHKYYQNIHPTIAPSELFKRNITGCFIEDEVGVSLRHQIGIDNITWECDYPHSDSFWPNSRARAEEMLATVPDDEAAKIVELNARRWYAFPEEGFKATTADSGWRPNNGEPPEYDYDAVMSDHGGVGYGAFIENLANQMANKEKKD; this is translated from the coding sequence ATGCCGCTGCAACCCTCGATGAAGCTTCTGTCCGTCGACGACCATCTGATCGAACCGCCGCATGTGTGGACCGACCGCCTCCCCAAAAAGTACCGGGAGGACGGCCCCCGCATCGTCGAGTTTCCCCGCGAGGGCAAACCGCCGATGCACCAATGGGTGTACGAAGGACGGGCTTATCCCAACATCGGCCTCAACGCCGTCGCCGGAAAGTCCCCCGAGGAGTTCGGCGTCGACCCGGTGCGCTACGACGACATGATCCCCGGCTGCTATGACCCCAAGGCCCGGTTGGCCGACATGGACATCGACGGCGTGCACGCCATGCTGTGCTTCCCGTCCTTCCCGCGGTTCTGCGGCACGGTGTTCCTGGAGGGCACGGACAAGGACCTCGCGCTGCTCGGCGTGCAGGCATGGAACGACTTCTCGCTCGACGAATGGTGCGCCACCGACCCGGCGCGCTTCATCCCGATGATGATCAGCCCGCTGTGGGACACCTCGCTGATGGTCGCCGAGATCGAGCGCAACGCAGCCAAGGGGTGCCGTGCGGTCGGCCTGCCCGACAACCCGATGAACCTCGGGCTGCCGAGCTTCCACACCCCGCACTGGGATCCGGTGTGGTCGGCGCTGGAAGAGACCAACATGACCGCGGTGATGCACTTCGGGTCCGGCGGGTTGCCGCCGTCGACGGCTCCCGAGGCGCCGTTCGCGGTCATGGTCACCTTGATGGGGACGACGTCGATGGCCGCGGCCATCGAACTGGTTTTCTCCCCGGTGTTCCACAAGCACCCGAATTTGAAGGTCGCCTTCTCCGAGGGCGGCATCGGCTGGATGCCCTACCTCATCGAGCGAGCCGACTACGTGTGGCGCAAGCACAAGTACTACCAGAACATTCATCCAACGATCGCCCCGTCGGAACTGTTCAAGCGCAACATCACCGGCTGCTTCATCGAGGACGAGGTCGGCGTCTCGCTGCGTCACCAGATCGGCATCGACAACATCACCTGGGAGTGTGACTACCCGCATTCGGACTCGTTCTGGCCCAACAGTCGCGCCCGAGCCGAGGAGATGCTGGCCACGGTGCCCGATGACGAGGCCGCCAAGATCGTCGAGCTCAATGCCCGGCGCTGGTACGCCTTCCCCGAGGAGGGGTTCAAGGCCACCACCGCCGACAGCGGGTGGCGTCCCAACAATGGTGAGCCGCCGGAGTACGACTATGACGCTGTGATGTCCGATCACGGCGGTGTGGGCTACGGCGCCTTCATCGAGAACCTCGCCAACCAGATGGCGAACAAGGAAAAGAAGGACTAG
- a CDS encoding acyl-CoA dehydrogenase family protein, protein MDFTDTTEEAEFRDRLRTWFDEHAADAEVPDDPGARADAANAWHRTLYDAGYIGLSLPREYGGHGLSPIYEAILNDELGRAGAPPIEGVGHLSNALRLFGSEQQRADLLPGLLSGAVRWCQGFSEPEAGSDLASLRTRADAVEVDGRQAFRVNGRKIWTSFAAVADWCFLLCRTEPDAPKHQGISVLLVPMSTPGIEVSPIVNAARNREFAEVTFTDVEVPATNLLGERGQGWSIANQLLAYERGPSDINWISRLAVQLRALEADVRSGILPDTPSARQRLGEAYCELRALQIKVQRSLTERVGGALPGAEGSVDKLLMARADQTFGHTMMDLRGSAPVLAEGLEWDLYVWSRAAGIYGGTAQVQRNIVAQRVLGLPRAGAHRSR, encoded by the coding sequence ATGGACTTCACCGACACCACTGAAGAAGCCGAGTTCCGCGACCGGTTACGAACCTGGTTCGACGAGCATGCCGCCGACGCGGAGGTACCCGACGACCCGGGCGCCCGAGCCGACGCCGCCAATGCGTGGCACCGCACGCTCTACGACGCCGGCTACATCGGATTGTCGTTGCCCCGGGAGTACGGCGGCCACGGCCTGTCGCCGATCTACGAGGCGATCCTCAACGACGAGCTCGGCCGTGCCGGCGCTCCGCCGATCGAGGGTGTCGGGCATCTGTCGAATGCGTTGCGACTGTTCGGTTCCGAGCAGCAGCGCGCTGACCTGTTGCCGGGTCTGCTGTCGGGTGCGGTGCGCTGGTGCCAGGGCTTCAGCGAACCGGAGGCCGGGTCAGATCTGGCCAGCCTCAGAACCAGAGCCGATGCTGTCGAGGTCGACGGCCGGCAGGCGTTCCGGGTCAACGGACGAAAGATCTGGACCAGTTTCGCCGCGGTGGCCGATTGGTGCTTCCTGCTGTGCCGCACCGAACCCGACGCCCCGAAACACCAGGGGATCTCGGTGCTGCTGGTGCCGATGTCGACGCCGGGTATCGAGGTGTCCCCGATCGTCAACGCTGCGCGCAACCGCGAGTTCGCCGAGGTGACCTTCACCGATGTCGAGGTGCCGGCGACGAACCTGCTCGGTGAGCGGGGGCAGGGCTGGTCGATTGCCAACCAGCTGCTGGCCTACGAGCGAGGGCCCAGTGACATCAACTGGATCAGCCGGCTGGCCGTCCAGCTGCGGGCATTGGAAGCCGACGTCCGCTCCGGAATCCTGCCGGACACCCCGTCGGCGCGCCAACGCCTCGGTGAGGCCTACTGCGAGCTGCGCGCCTTGCAGATCAAGGTGCAGCGGTCGCTGACCGAGCGCGTCGGCGGCGCGCTGCCGGGCGCCGAGGGCTCGGTCGACAAGCTGCTCATGGCCCGAGCAGATCAGACCTTCGGCCACACGATGATGGATCTGCGCGGCAGTGCACCGGTGCTCGCCGAGGGGCTGGAGTGGGATCTGTACGTGTGGTCGCGGGCTGCGGGGATCTACGGCGGGACGGCGCAGGTCCAGCGCAATATCGTGGCTCAGCGCGTGCTTGGCCTACCCAGGGCGGGTGCTCACCGCTCCCGGTAG